A window from Corynebacterium urealyticum DSM 7109 encodes these proteins:
- a CDS encoding siderophore ABC transporter substrate-binding protein, whose protein sequence is MKISHALVAAAAGFSLILTGCAAENNSAENNSASSQQNNADRTYTLEAENGTIELESEPKRIVVLDYASLDTLAALGEKDRVVSTAKAATMPKAAEGIEANAGSLKEPDMEAIAAADPDLILIGGRQAKMLKEFEKIAPTANMTINYDHYTIDSSLERVEALGKLFGKEAEAKEKADEIRDRVKKIADSVPADKKEAAVLMTSGGEISLYGADSRFGLVFNDLGFTPAGNIDSDSAHGENASFELLKKINPKTIFVIDRDAAIGQEGHSAKATLDNELVKQTDAAKEDRIYMLSGADWYLNGGGIDGLNTMLDDIEQAL, encoded by the coding sequence TTGAAGATCTCCCACGCACTCGTTGCGGCAGCCGCCGGATTCTCCCTGATCCTCACGGGCTGCGCAGCCGAGAATAACTCCGCCGAGAATAACTCCGCTTCCAGCCAGCAGAATAACGCCGACCGCACTTACACTCTCGAGGCTGAAAACGGCACCATCGAGCTGGAGTCCGAGCCGAAGCGCATCGTCGTCCTCGACTATGCCTCCCTCGACACCCTGGCTGCGCTGGGGGAGAAGGATCGCGTCGTGTCCACCGCCAAGGCTGCCACCATGCCGAAGGCTGCAGAGGGGATCGAGGCTAACGCCGGCTCTCTGAAGGAGCCGGACATGGAGGCCATTGCCGCAGCGGATCCGGATCTGATCCTCATCGGCGGGCGTCAGGCGAAGATGCTCAAGGAGTTCGAGAAGATCGCCCCGACCGCGAACATGACGATCAACTATGACCACTACACGATCGATAGCAGCCTGGAGCGCGTCGAGGCCCTGGGCAAGCTCTTCGGCAAGGAGGCCGAAGCTAAGGAGAAGGCCGACGAGATCCGCGATCGCGTAAAGAAGATTGCCGACTCCGTTCCGGCTGATAAGAAGGAAGCCGCAGTCCTGATGACCAGCGGTGGCGAGATTAGCCTCTATGGTGCGGACTCCCGCTTCGGCCTGGTCTTCAACGACCTCGGCTTCACCCCGGCAGGAAACATTGACAGCGATAGCGCCCACGGTGAGAACGCTTCCTTCGAGCTGCTGAAGAAGATCAACCCGAAGACCATCTTCGTCATCGACCGCGACGCGGCCATCGGACAGGAAGGCCACTCCGCAAAGGCCACTCTCGACAACGAGCTGGTCAAGCAGACCGATGCGGCCAAGGAGGACCGGATCTACATGCTGAGCGGTGCTGACTGGTACCTCAACGGAGGCGGCATCGACGGCCTGAACACCATGCTCGACGATATCGAGCAGGCACTCTAA
- a CDS encoding iron chelate uptake ABC transporter family permease subunit translates to MGTNGSVSTLTRQDGAPLSHAPQTSYRDQVGAQSVAIDAVAGNNPAATAEPTDRTTPRSRGPVYAIILAGVLVVLSLLSLMLGAADADSSVVAVSRIPRTLAALLAGSALAMGGLIMQLLARNRFVEASTVGSTESAMAGLLVVALLLPGAPMWAKLGMASLTALIGTIGFLVIVSRIKVRTGFTVPLVGIIYGGIIGAATTFFAYSFDLLQSLGAWQLGSFAGVLRGRYELLWLVAVLALAAYVLADRLTLLGLGHDLAKGVGVRVKVVEYSAIVIVAVIAAVTVTVVGAIPFIGLIVPNLVRARIGDNARKALPWVAACGAAMTLGGDILSRIIRYPYEIPVGTVLGVLGAAVFIYVLIRGARIQSSTKPKLFRRARRG, encoded by the coding sequence ATGGGTACCAACGGTTCCGTGAGCACCCTGACGAGGCAAGATGGGGCCCCCTTGTCACACGCCCCGCAGACCTCGTACCGGGATCAGGTCGGTGCCCAGAGCGTCGCTATCGATGCCGTGGCAGGAAACAATCCCGCGGCAACCGCCGAGCCCACAGACCGGACAACGCCTCGTTCGCGCGGCCCCGTCTATGCCATCATCCTCGCGGGCGTTCTCGTGGTGCTCTCGCTGCTCAGCTTGATGCTGGGGGCAGCGGATGCGGACTCCTCGGTTGTTGCTGTTTCCCGCATTCCACGCACCCTCGCCGCCTTGCTGGCTGGATCCGCGCTAGCCATGGGCGGGCTGATCATGCAGCTGCTGGCGCGCAACCGTTTCGTCGAGGCTTCGACCGTCGGCTCCACGGAATCCGCGATGGCTGGACTGCTGGTCGTCGCGCTGTTGCTCCCAGGCGCCCCGATGTGGGCGAAGCTCGGAATGGCCAGCCTTACCGCGCTCATCGGCACGATCGGATTCCTGGTCATCGTGTCCCGAATCAAGGTGCGAACCGGCTTCACGGTCCCGCTGGTGGGCATCATTTACGGCGGCATTATTGGCGCTGCCACCACGTTCTTTGCATATTCCTTCGACCTGCTGCAGAGCCTCGGCGCGTGGCAGCTCGGATCCTTTGCAGGTGTGCTCCGCGGCCGCTACGAGCTCCTCTGGCTCGTCGCAGTGCTTGCACTTGCAGCCTATGTCCTCGCTGACCGGTTGACCTTGCTTGGCCTGGGGCACGACCTGGCGAAGGGCGTGGGCGTCCGCGTGAAGGTCGTCGAGTATTCCGCGATCGTCATCGTGGCTGTCATCGCGGCTGTCACCGTCACCGTCGTGGGAGCCATCCCGTTCATCGGACTGATCGTCCCCAACCTGGTTCGCGCACGCATTGGTGACAACGCGCGCAAGGCACTGCCTTGGGTCGCGGCCTGTGGCGCAGCCATGACGCTGGGCGGGGACATTTTGAGCCGCATCATCCGCTACCCGTACGAGATCCCAGTTGGGACCGTTCTTGGAGTGTTGGGTGCTGCTGTATTCATCTACGTCTTGATTCGTGGGGCTCGCATCCAGAGCTCTACGAAACCCAAGCTGTTCCGTCGCGCTCGTCGCGGCTAG
- a CDS encoding iron chelate uptake ABC transporter family permease subunit, with protein sequence MLGRVTHASSTKRDDSKRPRRTFVAVFLITVALVGLFILWQLPRAWAFVLPMRLTTVGALAVAGITAGISTVVFHTLTRNHILTPGLIGFDSIYVLINTLIVFFLGSSALSGMHPIAGFVLNTVIMVVFALVVFSPLVTSKTMTLDVLLLIGVVCGIFFRSLAGLLQKMIDPNEYQVLQDAFFASFTGIDRPLLVFTLLVTLVVSAWIWHKRHVLDVMALGQETSVGLGVGYRKESLLMLAAITVLVAASTALVGPILFLGLIVAHLAYRSTGTTRHTWTLPVAALFGVSSLVGAQFILGQIFDYGTTVSVLIEFVGGILFLFLLLRKEKLK encoded by the coding sequence TTGCTGGGACGCGTGACGCACGCATCGAGCACGAAGCGGGATGATTCGAAGAGGCCACGGCGCACGTTCGTGGCGGTGTTCCTCATTACCGTGGCGCTGGTAGGCCTGTTCATCTTGTGGCAGCTCCCCCGCGCCTGGGCTTTTGTACTGCCGATGCGGTTGACCACCGTGGGCGCGCTCGCGGTGGCTGGGATTACCGCCGGCATTTCCACCGTGGTCTTTCACACACTGACCCGGAACCATATTTTGACCCCAGGCCTGATCGGTTTCGATTCAATTTATGTGCTGATCAACACGCTGATCGTCTTTTTCCTCGGCAGCAGTGCGCTCAGTGGCATGCACCCCATCGCCGGGTTCGTGCTGAATACGGTGATCATGGTCGTTTTCGCCCTGGTTGTATTCAGTCCACTGGTCACATCGAAGACGATGACCCTGGATGTGCTGCTGCTCATCGGTGTGGTGTGCGGGATCTTCTTTAGGTCGCTGGCAGGCCTTCTGCAGAAGATGATCGACCCCAATGAATACCAGGTGTTGCAGGACGCCTTCTTCGCATCCTTCACCGGTATCGACCGCCCGCTGCTGGTCTTTACGCTATTAGTGACGCTCGTTGTTTCCGCCTGGATTTGGCATAAACGCCATGTGCTAGATGTCATGGCGCTGGGACAAGAGACGTCTGTTGGCTTGGGCGTGGGGTACCGCAAGGAAAGCCTGCTCATGCTCGCCGCCATCACCGTCCTGGTCGCGGCCTCCACTGCGCTGGTCGGGCCGATCCTGTTCTTAGGGCTCATTGTCGCGCACCTGGCTTATCGGTCTACGGGTACGACCCGGCATACATGGACCCTCCCGGTTGCTGCCCTGTTCGGCGTTTCCTCCCTCGTGGGCGCTCAGTTTATTCTGGGGCAGATCTTTGACTACGGGACCACCGTCTCCGTGCTGATTGAATTTGTGGGCGGTATTTTGTTCCTGTTCCTGCTCTTGCGTAAGGAGAAACTCAAGTGA
- a CDS encoding ABC transporter ATP-binding protein, whose product MIETKQLSKRYGDSLVLDHVDLRIPEGGVTSIIGANGAGKSTLLTAIARLIDADGGTAEVAGMDVYATDTRELAKILAVLRQENHTLSRIRVRELVAFGRFPHSRGRLTAECEAAVDAAIDMMELGEIADKFIDELSGGQRQRAFVAMVLAQDTEYILLDEPLNNLDMKHSVSMMRTIKAAAHEQGRTVVIVIHDINMAAAFSDRLVAMKNGKVHTTGTPEEVMTEETLSSLYDFPVEVEQIHGRPTAIYY is encoded by the coding sequence GTGATTGAGACCAAGCAACTCAGCAAACGCTATGGTGATTCGCTGGTTCTGGATCACGTGGACCTTCGTATTCCCGAGGGCGGAGTTACCAGCATCATCGGAGCTAACGGAGCAGGAAAGTCCACCCTGCTGACTGCCATCGCGCGGCTCATTGACGCCGATGGTGGTACCGCGGAGGTCGCAGGGATGGATGTTTACGCCACGGACACCCGCGAGCTGGCTAAAATTCTTGCGGTCCTGCGGCAGGAAAACCACACCTTGAGTCGCATCCGCGTGCGTGAGCTTGTCGCTTTCGGACGTTTCCCCCATTCCCGGGGGCGGCTGACAGCCGAGTGCGAAGCAGCCGTGGACGCGGCGATTGACATGATGGAGCTCGGGGAGATCGCCGATAAATTCATCGACGAACTGTCCGGCGGCCAGCGCCAGCGCGCCTTCGTTGCGATGGTGCTCGCCCAGGACACCGAATACATCCTGCTCGATGAGCCACTGAATAACCTCGACATGAAACACTCCGTGTCGATGATGCGCACGATTAAGGCCGCTGCCCACGAGCAGGGGCGTACCGTCGTCATCGTCATTCACGACATCAACATGGCCGCAGCGTTTTCCGACCGGCTGGTCGCGATGAAGAACGGGAAGGTCCACACTACGGGGACGCCGGAGGAAGTGATGACCGAGGAGACGCTCAGCAGCCTCTATGACTTCCCCGTTGAGGTCGAGCAGATTCACGGTCGCCCGACCGCCATCTACTACTAG
- a CDS encoding DUF3000 domain-containing protein, with translation MNNAKDNHQRPGATALGVRTPESEPEQTPEYFEHAVKSMSEAPLRSGITIAEIRPPRNLAPLSHAIGLEISQVDLADRIASQEEPDGTVAAGDAFGRLILLHDPHGEEPWQGAKMRMVAYIQADMDADVASDPLLPEVAWDWLTEELGGPGAEYSDLGGTVTSTASVRYGEIGGPPRAFQLEMRASWTATGVDLVGHVQAFANVLANVAGLPPEGVSQLPRV, from the coding sequence CTGAACAACGCGAAAGACAATCACCAGCGCCCGGGAGCGACCGCGCTTGGCGTCCGCACCCCCGAGTCGGAGCCGGAACAGACGCCGGAGTATTTCGAGCACGCCGTGAAGTCGATGTCCGAGGCGCCCCTGCGCTCAGGCATCACCATCGCGGAGATTCGGCCCCCTCGTAACCTCGCGCCGCTGAGCCACGCGATCGGACTTGAGATCAGCCAGGTGGATCTAGCCGACCGCATCGCCTCGCAAGAGGAGCCAGATGGCACAGTGGCCGCCGGGGATGCCTTCGGCCGACTCATTCTCCTCCACGACCCGCACGGCGAGGAACCGTGGCAGGGCGCCAAGATGCGCATGGTCGCCTATATCCAAGCCGACATGGACGCCGACGTCGCCTCCGACCCGCTACTCCCCGAGGTCGCGTGGGACTGGCTCACCGAGGAACTCGGAGGCCCGGGCGCCGAGTATTCCGACCTCGGTGGCACCGTCACCTCCACCGCCTCCGTGCGTTATGGCGAAATCGGTGGCCCACCGCGCGCTTTCCAGCTGGAGATGCGCGCATCCTGGACTGCGACGGGCGTCGACCTGGTAGGTCATGTCCAGGCCTTCGCAAATGTGTTGGCTAACGTCGCAGGCCTTCCACCCGAGGGCGTTTCGCAGCTGCCGCGCGTCTAG
- the hemE gene encoding uroporphyrinogen decarboxylase, with protein sequence MGAMTNELLTPDLAAASAARRADADAPYLAAVRGDKPSRRPVWMMRQAGRSLPEYRKVREGIPMLDSCFMPDLLAEITMQPVIRHDADAAILFSDIVVPLKAAGMDVEIVAGRGPVMGEAVRTSEQIANIPDLEPDQLGPIVEGIEQILERLRTDQVLIGFAGAPFTVASYLIEGGPSKNHEVTKAMMYAEPQLWHALMEKLSPMIAHFLQAQIEAGVDAIQLFDSWAGFLTARDYREYVAPYSQKILDAVRPYGIPMTHFGVGTGELLVDLAKVGPDVVGVDWRVPMNVAAKRVQQALPDQTPKAYQGNLDPAVLFAGRDVIREHVKRIAAEAYEAIELGYSRGHIFNLGHGVMPHTDADAITAAFEEVHNS encoded by the coding sequence ATGGGGGCCATGACTAATGAGTTGTTGACGCCTGATCTCGCTGCAGCCTCCGCTGCCCGACGCGCCGATGCGGACGCCCCGTATCTGGCAGCCGTGCGCGGCGACAAGCCATCCCGCCGCCCCGTGTGGATGATGCGCCAAGCCGGCCGCTCCTTGCCGGAATACCGGAAGGTTCGCGAGGGCATCCCAATGCTTGATTCTTGCTTCATGCCAGACCTGCTTGCCGAGATCACGATGCAGCCAGTTATTCGCCACGATGCCGACGCCGCGATTCTGTTCAGCGACATCGTGGTCCCACTGAAGGCCGCCGGGATGGACGTCGAGATCGTCGCTGGGCGCGGTCCAGTCATGGGGGAGGCGGTTCGAACCAGCGAACAGATCGCGAATATCCCGGATCTCGAGCCCGACCAGCTCGGCCCGATTGTGGAGGGCATCGAACAGATCCTCGAGCGCCTGCGTACGGACCAGGTTCTCATTGGCTTTGCTGGGGCTCCGTTCACGGTGGCTAGCTACCTGATCGAGGGTGGGCCGTCGAAGAATCATGAGGTCACCAAGGCGATGATGTACGCCGAGCCACAGTTGTGGCATGCGCTCATGGAGAAGCTCAGCCCGATGATCGCCCACTTCCTCCAGGCCCAAATTGAGGCCGGTGTTGACGCGATCCAGCTTTTCGACTCCTGGGCAGGCTTCCTCACCGCCCGCGACTACCGGGAATACGTCGCCCCGTATTCCCAGAAGATCCTCGACGCAGTGCGGCCGTACGGGATCCCAATGACTCACTTCGGTGTGGGCACTGGCGAGTTGCTGGTCGACCTGGCGAAGGTTGGCCCGGATGTGGTGGGAGTGGATTGGCGCGTGCCAATGAACGTCGCCGCGAAGCGGGTGCAGCAAGCGCTGCCAGACCAGACTCCGAAGGCATATCAGGGAAACCTCGACCCGGCTGTGCTCTTTGCAGGCCGTGACGTGATCCGCGAGCACGTGAAGCGGATCGCCGCCGAGGCTTACGAGGCCATCGAACTGGGCTACTCCCGCGGCCACATCTTTAACCTTGGTCACGGAGTGATGCCCCACACGGACGCCGACGCCATCACCGCAGCCTTCGAGGAGGTTCACAACTCATGA
- the hemG gene encoding protoporphyrinogen oxidase, translating into MTTARKPRIAVIGGGIAGVSAAWQLRQQLGDRAQLMLAEAYGRLGGKLKTVRFSTGPVDMGAEAFLSFDQQFMELIDKLGMSSELRTPSTARSSFLVDGTFVDIPRETLMGIPVSADVASEVLSPAEAARLDAERDGQPMTWNAGDDTTVGALVEARLGKAVVDKLVSPLLGGVYSCSAYDLGVRATLPQLAEALDRAGEGGQAFFLLDVVEELLAKRRATAVGGGGSPFRSFDKGYRSLIEEMMRQADPELILNSAVEELGRTSDGRWVIDPLGTVDAVVVATSAPTASVILQDAAPAAAEALGSVELSSSAVVGMRFASDHGIPERSGVLLGSNSGTAAKAFTFSSKKWPHLAQGGGAFVRASFGTKDEPWYVDASDRALLAYALEDLERVTGERKTPEEIFVQRWHGGIPCYGVHHSEKMSRVLEDVAGVPRLAVAGSMLRGVGVPATVASGVAAADKIIADLG; encoded by the coding sequence ATGACCACGGCGCGAAAGCCACGCATTGCCGTCATCGGTGGCGGGATCGCCGGAGTCAGCGCGGCCTGGCAGCTCCGCCAACAGCTGGGGGATCGCGCCCAGCTGATGCTTGCTGAGGCTTATGGGCGCCTGGGCGGGAAGTTGAAGACGGTGCGTTTTTCCACCGGCCCCGTGGATATGGGCGCGGAGGCATTCTTGAGCTTCGACCAGCAGTTCATGGAGCTGATCGACAAGCTGGGAATGAGTTCCGAGTTACGCACCCCCTCTACGGCACGCTCCTCCTTCCTGGTGGATGGCACATTCGTTGACATCCCGCGGGAGACCCTGATGGGCATTCCAGTCTCTGCCGACGTGGCATCCGAGGTGCTCAGCCCCGCGGAGGCAGCCCGGCTCGACGCCGAGCGGGACGGCCAGCCGATGACGTGGAACGCGGGTGATGACACCACCGTTGGCGCTCTGGTTGAGGCCCGGTTGGGCAAGGCCGTGGTGGATAAGCTGGTCTCGCCGCTACTGGGTGGGGTGTATTCCTGTAGCGCCTATGACCTCGGCGTGCGTGCCACCCTGCCACAGCTGGCGGAGGCATTGGATCGTGCAGGTGAGGGAGGTCAGGCTTTCTTCCTGCTCGACGTCGTGGAGGAGTTGCTCGCGAAGCGCCGGGCCACGGCGGTTGGTGGTGGGGGATCGCCATTCCGTTCCTTCGACAAGGGCTACCGCAGCCTGATCGAAGAGATGATGCGCCAAGCTGACCCTGAACTGATCCTGAACTCCGCTGTCGAGGAGCTCGGCAGGACGTCGGATGGCCGGTGGGTCATCGACCCACTGGGGACGGTGGACGCCGTCGTCGTCGCGACCTCTGCGCCAACCGCGTCGGTCATCTTGCAGGACGCTGCGCCTGCGGCCGCGGAGGCGTTGGGCAGCGTAGAACTCTCGAGCTCGGCGGTGGTGGGGATGCGTTTCGCCTCCGACCACGGTATCCCGGAGCGCTCCGGCGTGTTGCTGGGCTCTAACTCAGGCACCGCAGCGAAGGCCTTCACCTTCAGCTCGAAGAAGTGGCCGCATCTCGCCCAGGGCGGTGGAGCCTTCGTCCGCGCCTCCTTCGGAACCAAGGACGAACCCTGGTACGTCGACGCGAGTGACAGGGCTCTGTTGGCTTATGCTCTGGAGGATCTGGAGCGGGTCACAGGCGAGCGGAAAACTCCGGAGGAAATCTTCGTGCAGCGCTGGCACGGTGGGATCCCGTGTTACGGGGTTCACCATTCCGAAAAGATGTCCCGGGTCTTGGAGGACGTTGCCGGGGTTCCTCGTCTCGCGGTGGCTGGTTCGATGCTACGCGGGGTTGGGGTGCCGGCTACCGTTGCGTCCGGGGTCGCTGCGGCAGATAAGATTATCGCCGACTTGGGCTAA
- the msrB gene encoding peptide-methionine (R)-S-oxide reductase MsrB encodes MTEDFQNLSAEQWRQRLNPEEFQVLRLAGTERPHTGEYVDTETEGVYRCRGCGSEIFRSSEKFHSGCGWPSFFDPADSDAVVLREDLSLGMRRVEVLCATCHGHLGHVFEGEGYDTPTDLRYCINSIALTLEPREL; translated from the coding sequence ATGACCGAAGATTTCCAGAATCTTTCCGCCGAGCAGTGGCGCCAGCGCCTCAATCCCGAGGAGTTTCAGGTGCTGCGCCTGGCCGGCACCGAGCGCCCGCACACCGGCGAATACGTCGATACCGAAACTGAGGGGGTATACCGTTGCCGCGGCTGTGGCTCCGAGATCTTCCGCTCCTCGGAGAAATTCCACTCCGGATGTGGCTGGCCGAGCTTCTTCGACCCAGCTGACAGCGATGCGGTTGTTCTGCGGGAGGACTTGAGCCTCGGTATGCGTCGCGTGGAGGTTCTCTGCGCGACCTGCCATGGCCACCTGGGTCATGTCTTCGAGGGCGAGGGCTACGACACCCCCACCGACCTACGCTACTGCATCAACAGCATCGCGCTGACTCTCGAGCCCCGCGAGCTTTAG
- a CDS encoding glycosyltransferase family 87 protein, translating into MSRFDERFPWISWALWPLAILTALHKIWASYESGTTDDFTTVWEALNRFWSGVPVYSEDYTTTDPHYLYLPGGTMLLSPLSALGSFEAARALYVFGNAIAIVIALGLLSHIIYTARGWSETWLGSLSGALWPLSIIAVFNTEAVKNNLLFANINGVLLLLATLFLYFLLRDGVSSQVISGLALGLAITIKPQFIVLLFLPFFRRQWLSLAAALLLPIVCNVVGWVLMAEPQGFVDHLVPYLGEVRDFANSSIVGVGVYFGASAATIWLWRILAAVLVLIGAFTLLPWRRSTRHEDRVMWAFTTSSLLLIGVFLVSSLGQMYYSLLIVPLLFTAFLRRSTVHNPVAWLGVYLCLAIDSWYSDRWFWAGRIFETLRGTVGWMLLLVSISITALIWLLNRSTPPTLSGRHRKPADENKNPSLER; encoded by the coding sequence ATGAGCCGCTTCGATGAGCGCTTCCCGTGGATAAGTTGGGCGCTGTGGCCTCTGGCGATCCTCACTGCCCTGCATAAGATTTGGGCTTCCTACGAGAGTGGCACAACGGACGATTTCACCACAGTCTGGGAGGCCCTCAACCGCTTCTGGTCGGGTGTTCCCGTGTATTCCGAGGACTACACCACCACAGACCCGCACTATCTCTACCTTCCGGGCGGGACGATGCTCCTGAGCCCACTGTCGGCCCTCGGCAGTTTTGAAGCAGCGCGGGCGCTATATGTCTTCGGCAACGCCATCGCGATCGTGATTGCCCTGGGGCTTTTGAGCCACATCATCTACACCGCCCGTGGCTGGTCGGAGACCTGGCTGGGCTCCCTTTCCGGCGCGCTGTGGCCGCTGAGCATCATCGCCGTATTCAACACCGAGGCTGTAAAAAACAACCTGCTTTTCGCGAATATCAACGGTGTGCTCCTGCTCTTGGCCACGCTCTTCCTGTACTTCCTCCTACGCGACGGCGTCTCCTCCCAAGTAATCAGCGGTCTCGCGCTGGGGCTCGCGATCACGATCAAGCCCCAGTTCATCGTCCTGCTGTTTCTTCCCTTCTTTCGACGTCAGTGGCTAAGCCTGGCTGCGGCCCTCCTTCTGCCTATCGTCTGCAACGTTGTGGGGTGGGTGTTGATGGCTGAACCCCAGGGCTTCGTCGATCATCTTGTGCCCTACCTCGGCGAGGTCCGTGACTTCGCGAACTCCTCGATCGTCGGTGTCGGTGTGTACTTCGGTGCCAGCGCTGCAACGATTTGGTTGTGGCGCATTCTCGCCGCGGTACTCGTCCTTATCGGCGCTTTCACCCTGTTGCCGTGGCGCCGTTCCACTCGTCACGAGGATCGCGTGATGTGGGCGTTCACGACTTCTTCCCTGCTGCTGATCGGGGTGTTCCTCGTCAGTTCCCTGGGGCAGATGTACTATTCGCTGCTTATCGTTCCGCTTCTCTTCACTGCCTTCCTTCGCCGGTCGACAGTGCATAATCCAGTCGCCTGGCTGGGGGTCTACCTTTGCCTGGCTATCGACAGCTGGTATTCGGATCGATGGTTCTGGGCTGGGCGCATCTTCGAAACGCTACGCGGCACCGTAGGCTGGATGCTGCTGCTCGTCAGCATTTCAATCACTGCACTGATCTGGTTGCTCAACCGTTCCACCCCGCCAACCTTGAGTGGACGGCACCGCAAGCCGGCAGACGAGAACAAAAACCCAAGCCTGGAAAGGTAA
- a CDS encoding IS256-like element ISCur3 family transposase: MTPNRPRCPICTGHMKKNGTTTKGTTRWRCKNPDCGCSTTRHRKDQALARDFTTFHRYVTTTAPLTRIASEVGCSRWTLDRKFEPFWLINVPHTPDPNRVYDQIFIDGTYTDAGCLLVAASHDHVIAWHWTQRETAHAYTQLLKNIAPPLCVVLDGGQGAYSAIKACWPNTRIQRCLVHAQRVIRRYTTSRPRTDAGKAIYALALKLTRITTLDQAREWTLRLHDFGQVFKAFLNEKTPLPKERRTLNKQWEWTHLRVRKAYNSLLHLSRKGWLFTYLQPPPEALEPQRWASTTNSLEGGINAQLKRIADAHRGRSGERQRKMLEWYLHSKTQLPDDLLKIARQCNYGQDQLAKVNDLVPEDHNKADHETGRPAFYDNAIPTEYQHNIGIRKGPMR; this comes from the coding sequence GTGACTCCAAACAGACCCCGATGCCCTATATGTACTGGGCACATGAAGAAAAACGGCACCACAACCAAAGGAACAACCAGATGGCGGTGCAAAAACCCTGACTGCGGATGCTCAACAACACGACACCGCAAAGATCAAGCACTGGCCCGCGACTTCACAACATTTCACCGCTACGTCACTACGACAGCACCACTGACTCGCATCGCCTCGGAAGTCGGCTGCTCACGCTGGACACTGGACCGTAAATTCGAACCATTCTGGCTCATCAATGTCCCTCACACCCCGGACCCCAACCGGGTCTACGACCAGATCTTCATCGACGGCACCTACACCGACGCGGGCTGCTTACTTGTGGCGGCCAGCCACGACCACGTCATCGCATGGCACTGGACACAACGCGAAACCGCCCACGCCTACACCCAACTACTCAAAAACATCGCCCCACCACTATGCGTTGTCCTCGACGGTGGCCAAGGCGCCTACTCAGCAATCAAAGCCTGCTGGCCCAACACACGGATTCAACGCTGCCTTGTCCATGCCCAACGCGTCATCCGTCGCTACACCACATCGCGTCCACGCACCGACGCCGGCAAAGCCATCTACGCCCTGGCGTTGAAACTGACCCGTATCACCACACTCGACCAGGCACGGGAGTGGACGCTGCGTCTGCATGACTTCGGACAGGTATTCAAAGCATTCCTCAACGAAAAAACACCCCTCCCCAAAGAACGCCGCACCCTGAATAAACAGTGGGAATGGACCCACCTGCGAGTTCGCAAGGCATACAACTCCCTGCTGCACCTCTCACGGAAAGGATGGCTGTTTACCTACCTGCAGCCCCCACCAGAAGCACTCGAACCACAGCGCTGGGCATCAACAACAAACAGTCTGGAAGGCGGCATCAACGCCCAACTCAAACGCATCGCCGATGCCCACCGCGGCAGATCCGGGGAACGCCAACGCAAAATGCTCGAGTGGTACCTGCACTCGAAAACGCAGCTGCCTGACGACCTGCTAAAGATCGCCAGGCAGTGCAATTACGGACAAGATCAACTCGCCAAAGTCAACGATCTTGTCCCAGAAGACCACAACAAAGCCGACCACGAAACAGGACGACCAGCCTTCTACGACAACGCTATCCCAACCGAATACCAACACAACATAGGAATCCGGAAAGGGCCCATGAGATAA
- a CDS encoding copper resistance protein CopC codes for MQLWFADARKRRSRFAGLVAALVAGIAMLGAGVGPAAAHDLVVESTPKQGSKIQEPVKEISLTFSGVPKEGFNRIALSRDGQVLFTGEPDADGRVLSIDVSDDVDWQPGEYTVGYQITSSDGHATRGSLQFQYGDTESSDSSSSEQSEESESEGLGVPTWIFGVTSIVVIAGALVLAIARWRDISK; via the coding sequence ATGCAGTTGTGGTTTGCTGACGCGCGCAAGCGCCGGTCCCGGTTTGCGGGCCTCGTGGCGGCACTCGTTGCGGGGATTGCGATGTTGGGGGCTGGCGTTGGCCCGGCGGCAGCGCACGACCTCGTGGTTGAATCCACGCCGAAGCAGGGGTCGAAAATCCAGGAGCCGGTCAAGGAAATCTCCTTGACGTTCTCGGGTGTTCCGAAGGAGGGATTTAACCGTATCGCACTGTCCCGCGATGGGCAGGTTCTCTTCACAGGGGAGCCCGATGCGGATGGTCGAGTTTTGAGTATCGATGTCTCGGATGATGTGGACTGGCAGCCCGGTGAGTACACCGTGGGCTATCAGATCACCTCTTCGGATGGCCACGCTACTCGCGGCTCGCTGCAGTTCCAATACGGGGACACCGAGTCTTCGGATTCCAGCTCTTCCGAGCAGTCGGAGGAATCCGAGTCTGAGGGGCTGGGCGTGCCTACCTGGATTTTCGGCGTAACCAGTATTGTTGTTATTGCAGGAGCTCTCGTTCTTGCCATCGCACGGTGGCGGGATATCTCCAAGTAG